Proteins encoded by one window of Nitrospira sp.:
- a CDS encoding low molecular weight protein tyrosine phosphatase family protein has protein sequence MKNVLFICSQNKLRSPTAEQVFASWPGIAVASAGLNNDAVSPVTPELLEWADIIFVMEKAHRNRLSNKFRAFIKSIGIICLDIPDEFEYMDPELVKILRERVPRHLPSYK, from the coding sequence ATGAAGAATGTCTTGTTCATATGCAGCCAGAATAAGCTTCGTAGTCCTACTGCTGAGCAGGTATTTGCTTCGTGGCCAGGGATAGCGGTGGCTTCGGCGGGCCTGAATAACGATGCAGTGAGTCCTGTGACGCCTGAGTTGCTTGAGTGGGCCGATATCATCTTTGTGATGGAAAAAGCGCATCGCAATAGGCTCTCGAATAAATTCCGAGCGTTTATCAAGTCCATAGGCATTATCTGTCTCGATATTCCGGATGAATTTGAGTACATGGATCCAGAGCTTGTAAAGATATTGCGGGAGCGTGTTCCTCGTCATTTGCCGAGCTACAAGTAA